The genomic interval AGCCCGTGGGCGGGCCTGGGCCGCCCTGGCGGCGACCTGGGAGGCCCTGACACGGGCGCCCTCACGCATCATGGCCCTGATCGTGGAGGCCCACACCGCGCGGCTGTGCGTGCTGGAAGGCCACCTGGACCGCGCCCTGGCCCACGCCCAGGCCGCCATGCGCCACCACCACGAGGCCGGGCAGCGCTCCTACCTCGACGCGCTGCTGGCGATGGCGGAGGTGCAGGCCGCCAGGGGGCAGCTCAGCGCCGCACACGGGTATTACCGCGAGGCACTTGCCATCGCCCGCGAGCAGGGACGCCACCGCGATATCCAGTTCCTGCTGCGGGCCATCGCGGAACTGCACGAGCGCGGCGGCGACCTCGGCTCGGCCCTTGCCGCCACCCGCGAGGCGCTCGCGGAGGCCGACGCCACCCTGGAGCGGCTGGCGGCCATCGAGCAGCGCCACGACGACCTCTTTCGCGAACTGCGGCAGGCCCGCGCCCAGGCCCGTGACTGGCAGGAGAGCGTGCGCCGCGCCGAGGAACAGGCCCGGCACGACGTGCTGACCGGCCTGCTCAACCGCCGGGGCCTGCACGACCGCCTGCTCACCCTGCCTGGGGGCAGCGGGCCGCTGCTCGTCGCCCTGCTGGACATCGACGACTTCAAGGGGGTCAACGACCGCCATTCGCACGCCGTCGGGGACGAGGCGCTGCGGGCCGTCGCCGGGCGACTGAGCGACACTGCCCCCCCAGACAGCCTGCTGGTGCGCTGGGGCGGCGAGGAGTTCCTGCTGCTGCTGCCGGAGGCCGACCCCGCGCGGGCCTACGCGACGGTCGAGGGCCTGCGCCGGGCGGTCGCGGAGTACGACTGGCCCACCCTGCCGCGCGGCCTGCGCCTCACCGTTAGCGCCGGGTACGCCTTCGCCCCCACGCCCGCCGAGACGGATGTCGGCGCGGCCACCGAGCAGGCCGACGAGTTCCAGTACCAGGCCAAACGCGCCGGGCGCAACCGAGTCTGCCCGGCGCCACCTGTTCTGGCGTAAAAGAGGCCCCGGCCCCCCTCACGGGGAAGCCGGGGCCGGGCCGAGAACTCAGCGGTTCAGAATCTCGTCGATGCGCGTGACGACGTCCTCCGTGAGCCGCACGCCCGCCGCCTTCACGGTGTCCTCGATCTGACCGACCTTGGTCGCCCCGGTGATCACGCTGCTGACCCCCGGCTGGCGCAGAATCCACGCCAGCGCGAGCTGTGCCCGCGTCAGGCCGAGGTCGTCCGCGATGGGCTTCAGGTCGCGCACCTTCTGGACGTTCTCGTCGGTCAGGAAATTCTTGCCCCAGTTCTCGTTGTCGGTGAGGCGGGCGCCCTCGGGACGGCCCTCGTCGTACTTGCCGGTCAGCAGGCCCATCGCCAGCGGGCTCCAGACGACCAGCCCGACGCCCGCCTTCGCCGTGTAGGGCAGAATCTCGCCTTCCACCCGCTCGCGGCGCAGCATGGAGTACTCGGGCTGCTCGGTGACAGGCGCGTGCAGGCCGTGGGCCTTGGCGAACTCCACCGCTTCCGCGATGCGGGCGGCGGGCCACATCGAGGTGCCCCAGTACAGGGCCTTGCCGTCGCGGATGACCTGGTCAAAGGCCATCACGATTTCATCCATCGGCACGTTCTCGTCGTAGCGGTGGGCGAAGTAGAT from Deinococcus sp. HSC-46F16 carries:
- a CDS encoding diguanylate cyclase domain-containing protein produces the protein MQPSPARLPALPDAPAPLRAALERAGDAHARAAALLALARHYREHTLDTARRLAQAALDTALPLDDAALVVDTLSVLASIEESQGLHEPAFDHLALALDLARSHGLDDLRSRVHNGRAIVRLTAGDLAGARRDFLEAQDLARRSGDRLDLANSHVNLAFLEHLAGRAPEALHQLNLLEELLGTCSADERQAVEPYLHENRAATYLGLARRAHARGRADAGAEARGRAWAALAATWEALTRAPSRIMALIVEAHTARLCVLEGHLDRALAHAQAAMRHHHEAGQRSYLDALLAMAEVQAARGQLSAAHGYYREALAIAREQGRHRDIQFLLRAIAELHERGGDLGSALAATREALAEADATLERLAAIEQRHDDLFRELRQARAQARDWQESVRRAEEQARHDVLTGLLNRRGLHDRLLTLPGGSGPLLVALLDIDDFKGVNDRHSHAVGDEALRAVAGRLSDTAPPDSLLVRWGGEEFLLLLPEADPARAYATVEGLRRAVAEYDWPTLPRGLRLTVSAGYAFAPTPAETDVGAATEQADEFQYQAKRAGRNRVCPAPPVLA
- a CDS encoding aldo/keto reductase family protein codes for the protein MEYRNLGRSGLKVSEVSLGGWVTFGHSVHDETMVRDIVMKAYEEGVNFFDQADVYARGRSEELMGAVLRELPRHTLVISSKVYWPMSDDVNDRGLSRKHILHSIDGSLKRLGTDHLDIYFAHRYDENVPMDEIVMAFDQVIRDGKALYWGTSMWPAARIAEAVEFAKAHGLHAPVTEQPEYSMLRRERVEGEILPYTAKAGVGLVVWSPLAMGLLTGKYDEGRPEGARLTDNENWGKNFLTDENVQKVRDLKPIADDLGLTRAQLALAWILRQPGVSSVITGATKVGQIEDTVKAAGVRLTEDVVTRIDEILNR